DNA sequence from the Sinomonas terrae genome:
CGGACCCTCGAGCAGGCCCAGGCCCTCTCGGGCCGCCGCCCGCGCGCGGTGCACGTGGTCGGCGGGGGATCGCAGAACGAGCTCCTGTGCCGCCTCACGGCCGAGGCGACGGGCCTGCCCGTCCTCGCCGGTCCCGTCGAGGCGACCGCCCTCGGCAACGTCCTCGTCCAGGCGCGTGCGGGGGGCGCCCTCTCGGGTGGCCTCGAGGCGCTCCGCGCCGCGGTCGCGGCGAGCGTCGAGCTGCGCGAGTACGCGGCGGTGGGGGCGTAGCGCGCAGACGCACAAGCCTTCGATGTCTCGGGTACAGATATTCCCTATCCGTTCTTTCCTCCAAGCGGTCCCTACTCCCTCGGTAACCCCGAGTCGTCGCTAAAGCCCCGGCAACGCATCAGGGTCTCGCCGGTTGCGTGGGGTCCCGCGTATCTGTACCCGAGACGTAAGAGGCGGGGGACCGTCGTTCGGCATGCGCTTTCCCGCACCTCTTGGCAAGCCTTCGAGCGTGGAGTACGGTTGTGAGAAACCGGTTACTCCGCTTGATTGACGCCGCTCACCGAGGAGACCCAGGCCCATGGCATCGACTGAAAATCGCCGCAAGAAGTACGCCCTCGCTGGCACCGGATCTCGGGCCGAGATGTACGTGGACGCCCTCATGGGGCCGCATTCGGACCTCGGCTCGCTCGTGGCCTTCGTCGACGCGAACGGGCACCGGATGGACTACCACGGGGCGCGGATCGCCGAGCGCCGGCCTGACTGGCCCGCGCCGCGCCACTACGGTCCCGACCGCCTGGAGGAGATGTTCGAGGCCGAACGCCCCGACGCCCTCATCGTGACGACACCGGACTTCACGCACGCCCGCTACGTCACTGCGGCTCTGGACCGCGGGGTCGACGTCATCTGCGAGAAGCCGATGACGACGACGGTGCAGGGCATTGCGGAGATCGTCGCCTCGGCCCGCAACGCCAAAGAGGCGTCCGGGGCCAATCTCGTCGTGACGTTCAACTACCGCTATTCACCGCGCAACTCGGTCATCAAGGACATCGTCCAGTCGGGCAGGATCGGAAAGGTCACTTCGGTGCATTTCGAATGGTGCCTCGACACGGTGCACGGCGCGGACTATTTCCGCCGCTGGCACCGCAACAAGGCGAATTCCGGCGGCCTGCTCGTCCACAAGTCCACGCATCACTTCGACCTTGTGAACTGGTGGCTCGGGGACGTCCCCGAGACGGTCTATGCCCAGGGCGGCCTCCGCTTCTACGGTGCCGAGAACGCCGCTGAGCGCGGCCTCGGCGAGCGCCCCGAGCTGAGCCGCGACAATCCCGACCGGGACGACCCGTTCAACCTGGACCTCGCCGCGGACCAGAAGCTCCGAGGGCTGTACCTCGAGGGCGAGGCCGACGACGGCTATCAGCGCGACCGCGACGTCTTCACCGAGGGCATCGACATCGAGGACAACCTGAGCCTGGTCGTCGGCTACCGCGGCGGGGCTTCCATGGCGTACTCGCTGGTGGCCCACTCGCCGTGGGAGGGCTACCGCGTGGCGATCAACGGCACCGAGGGGCGGGTCGAGATCGAGGTCGTCGAGCGGAGTTCCGTCTCGCCGGACAGGCACACTCTCGACCCGTCGGTGGCGTCTGACGCCGAGGGCGCTGGCGGGCAGGTCCGCCCCGAGGGGACCAGGATCCTCCTCCAGCGCCACTGGGAGCCCGCCCGCGAGATCCCTGTTCCTGAGGGCGAGGGCGGGCACGGCGGCGGGGACGCGATGCTGCTCTCCGACGTCTTCGTCGGCCCGGGCCATGACCCCCTGCACCGCCAGGCCGGCTACATCGACGGCATCCGTAGCGTGCTCGTGGGGATCGGCGCGAATGAGTCGCTCCGCACCGGCCAGGCCGTCCGGCTGGCCGACTTCGGCGTCCCGCTCGACGACGACGCGCCGCTCGCCTTCGACGCTGCGGCGCCTGAGCACGAGCGGGCGACAACGGGGGCCCGGGCATGAGGATCGCCGTCACGGGGGGAGCCGGCAGGCTCGGCGTGAGCGTCGTGAACCACCTCGCGTCGCGGGGCCATGATGTGCACTCGCTCGACCGCGCGGCGTCGCCCCTCGTGGACGACGCCGCGCAGCAGCACACGCTCGACCTC
Encoded proteins:
- a CDS encoding Gfo/Idh/MocA family protein, encoding MASTENRRKKYALAGTGSRAEMYVDALMGPHSDLGSLVAFVDANGHRMDYHGARIAERRPDWPAPRHYGPDRLEEMFEAERPDALIVTTPDFTHARYVTAALDRGVDVICEKPMTTTVQGIAEIVASARNAKEASGANLVVTFNYRYSPRNSVIKDIVQSGRIGKVTSVHFEWCLDTVHGADYFRRWHRNKANSGGLLVHKSTHHFDLVNWWLGDVPETVYAQGGLRFYGAENAAERGLGERPELSRDNPDRDDPFNLDLAADQKLRGLYLEGEADDGYQRDRDVFTEGIDIEDNLSLVVGYRGGASMAYSLVAHSPWEGYRVAINGTEGRVEIEVVERSSVSPDRHTLDPSVASDAEGAGGQVRPEGTRILLQRHWEPAREIPVPEGEGGHGGGDAMLLSDVFVGPGHDPLHRQAGYIDGIRSVLVGIGANESLRTGQAVRLADFGVPLDDDAPLAFDAAAPEHERATTGARA